In the genome of Pseudomonas sp. P5_109, one region contains:
- a CDS encoding DMT family transporter — protein MTVSTPLSGVNQPFKGILLIVVATFLFSSHDAFSKYLSGFYPIVMVVWARYVVHTLLMAGIFLPQSGLGVLRTKRPLMQVTRALCLLGTSLFFTTGLMYIPLAEATSVNFLAPVLVTALSVPLLGERVTRGQWLAVIFGFSGVLIIVHPGGDLFTPAVLLPFCSALFFCFYQLLTRKLSEIDSPTTSNFFAGLCNTLVMSALVPFFWQTPNLVHGAMMLALGACGMTAHLFLTQAFRLAAPALLAPFSYCQIIFAGLLGWLLFSHTPTLTTVLGIAVICCSGLAAAWQQSRKG, from the coding sequence ATGACCGTCAGCACCCCGCTTTCCGGCGTCAATCAGCCCTTCAAAGGGATCCTGCTGATCGTTGTCGCAACCTTCCTGTTTTCCAGCCACGATGCCTTTTCCAAATACCTCTCGGGTTTCTATCCCATTGTCATGGTGGTGTGGGCGCGTTACGTGGTTCACACCTTGTTGATGGCCGGGATTTTCCTGCCGCAGTCCGGGCTGGGGGTGCTGCGTACAAAACGGCCGTTAATGCAGGTGACCCGGGCGCTGTGTTTGCTGGGCACCAGTCTGTTTTTCACCACGGGGCTGATGTACATCCCGCTGGCCGAGGCCACCTCGGTCAACTTCCTCGCTCCGGTGCTGGTGACCGCGTTGTCGGTTCCGCTGCTTGGCGAGCGGGTGACGCGGGGACAATGGCTGGCGGTGATTTTCGGTTTCAGCGGGGTGCTGATCATCGTTCACCCAGGCGGAGACCTGTTTACCCCGGCGGTGTTGCTGCCGTTCTGCTCGGCATTGTTTTTCTGCTTCTATCAACTGCTGACGCGCAAGCTCAGCGAGATCGATAGCCCAACCACCAGCAACTTTTTCGCAGGCTTGTGCAATACGCTGGTGATGAGTGCGCTGGTGCCGTTCTTCTGGCAGACGCCGAATCTGGTACACGGCGCGATGATGCTGGCGCTGGGTGCCTGCGGGATGACGGCTCACCTGTTCCTGACCCAGGCTTTCCGCCTCGCGGCACCGGCACTATTGGCACCGTTCAGCTATTGCCAGATCATCTTCGCGGGTCTGCTGGGCTGGCTGCTTTTTTCCCACACGCCGACACTGACCACCGTGCTCGGTATTGCCGTGATCTGCTGCAGCGGGTTGGCCGCGGCCTGGCAGCAAAGCCGCAAAGGTTAA
- a CDS encoding LysR family transcriptional regulator, whose amino-acid sequence MQRQFDDLQLGSIELFCLAAEAGSFTAAALVAGVTPAAVSRSVSRMEERLGVRLFARTTRSVKLTDSGRRYYEECRQALAQLVEAQREVMGQQQVPSGTLRISIPTTYAHHRILPLLPEFRARYPAVKVESHISNRNIDFVGEGYDMAIRVRAIPDSGLIARQLEDAALVLIASPDYLKRAGTPQTLGDLEHHECIQYELPSSGRRIAWLFNDEGVPREILAEGNLSCSDDVLGGVTLAKHGAGLFQTYRFIVEKELADGSLVEVLKPYGGRSRPFTLLYPQSRHMPLRLRAFIDFLVEHLPR is encoded by the coding sequence ATGCAGCGACAATTCGACGATCTTCAGTTGGGCAGCATCGAACTGTTTTGCCTGGCCGCCGAGGCCGGTAGCTTCACCGCTGCGGCACTGGTGGCTGGGGTGACGCCGGCAGCCGTGAGCCGTTCGGTGTCGCGCATGGAAGAACGCCTCGGTGTGCGTCTGTTTGCGCGCACCACCCGCAGCGTGAAGCTGACCGACAGTGGTCGCCGTTATTACGAGGAATGTCGCCAGGCCCTGGCGCAACTGGTCGAGGCCCAGCGCGAGGTCATGGGCCAGCAGCAAGTGCCGTCCGGAACCTTGCGCATCAGTATTCCGACCACCTACGCGCATCATCGAATCCTGCCGCTGTTGCCCGAATTCCGGGCGCGCTATCCGGCAGTGAAGGTCGAGTCGCACATCAGTAATCGCAACATCGATTTCGTCGGCGAAGGCTACGACATGGCGATTCGGGTGCGAGCCATCCCGGACTCCGGCCTGATCGCCCGACAACTGGAAGATGCCGCCCTGGTGCTGATCGCCAGCCCGGATTACCTGAAACGGGCCGGCACTCCACAAACCCTGGGCGACCTCGAACACCACGAATGCATTCAGTACGAACTGCCCAGCAGCGGCCGGCGCATTGCCTGGTTGTTCAATGATGAAGGCGTACCCCGGGAGATTCTGGCCGAGGGCAACCTCAGTTGTTCCGATGATGTACTGGGCGGGGTGACGCTGGCCAAACACGGGGCGGGGTTGTTTCAGACCTATCGCTTTATCGTTGAAAAGGAACTGGCCGACGGCTCGCTGGTGGAAGTGCTCAAGCCCTATGGCGGGCGCTCGCGGCCATTCACGCTGCTGTACCCGCAAAGTCGCCACATGCCGTTGCGCCTGAGGGCGTTCATCGATTTTCTGGTGGAGCATTTGCCGCGCTGA
- a CDS encoding DJ-1 family glyoxalase III, whose protein sequence is MTFRALIALAEGTDDLQTVTLIDVLRRAKIEVVVASIEGRRMLTCARGTRLTSDAMLVDLLAQPFDLIALPGGAVGSQHLAAHQPLQQLIKDQAAAGRLFAGIAEAPAVALQAFGVLRQRRMTCLPSASHQLLGCNFVDQPVVVDGNCITAQGSAAALAFALALVEQLCGKATRMAVAGELLV, encoded by the coding sequence ATGACCTTTAGAGCCTTGATTGCCCTTGCCGAGGGCACCGACGACCTGCAGACCGTGACCCTGATCGACGTATTGCGCCGCGCCAAGATAGAAGTGGTGGTGGCCAGTATCGAAGGTCGGCGCATGCTCACCTGCGCCCGCGGCACTCGGCTGACGTCCGATGCGATGCTGGTGGACTTGCTGGCGCAACCCTTCGACCTGATTGCCTTGCCCGGTGGCGCGGTGGGTTCGCAGCACCTGGCAGCGCACCAACCCCTGCAACAATTGATCAAGGATCAGGCGGCGGCCGGGCGCCTGTTCGCCGGCATTGCCGAAGCGCCCGCCGTGGCGCTGCAAGCCTTTGGCGTATTGCGTCAAAGGCGCATGACTTGCCTGCCCTCGGCCAGCCATCAACTGTTGGGCTGTAACTTCGTCGATCAACCGGTGGTGGTCGACGGCAATTGCATCACCGCCCAGGGCTCGGCTGCTGCATTGGCATTTGCCCTGGCGCTGGTGGAGCAACTCTGCGGTAAGGCCACGCGTATGGCGGTAGCGGGGGAGTTGCTGGTTTAG
- a CDS encoding TetR family transcriptional regulator has product MTMTSELPAASVEPGVEPRKSRKNNPEKTRENILQEAIVEFVQQGLSGARVDAIAERIHTSKRMIYYYFGSKEQLYVEVLEKLYGDIRNTENRLHLAELAPIEAIRRLVEFTFDHHDRNVDFVRIVSIENIHNAEYVKRSDAIKAMNNTILDSLGEILRRGAEQGLFRTGLDPLDVHLLISSFCFYRVSNRHTFGEIFQIDLPDERIKQRHREMICESVLRYLQA; this is encoded by the coding sequence ATGACAATGACCTCAGAACTCCCCGCAGCTTCCGTAGAACCAGGTGTCGAGCCGCGCAAGAGTCGCAAGAACAACCCGGAAAAGACCCGCGAGAACATCCTGCAGGAGGCGATCGTCGAATTCGTCCAGCAGGGGCTTTCCGGTGCTCGTGTCGATGCCATCGCCGAGCGCATCCACACCTCCAAGCGCATGATCTATTACTACTTCGGCAGTAAGGAGCAGCTCTACGTCGAGGTGCTGGAGAAACTCTACGGCGATATCCGCAACACCGAAAATCGCCTGCACCTGGCGGAGTTGGCGCCGATCGAAGCCATTCGGCGGTTGGTGGAGTTCACCTTCGACCACCATGATCGCAACGTCGATTTCGTGCGCATCGTCAGTATCGAGAACATTCACAACGCCGAGTATGTGAAGCGCTCCGATGCGATCAAGGCGATGAACAACACCATCCTCGATTCACTGGGCGAGATTCTGCGTCGCGGCGCCGAGCAGGGGCTGTTCCGTACCGGGCTTGATCCGCTGGATGTGCATTTGCTGATCAGTTCGTTTTGCTTCTATCGCGTCTCGAACCGCCATACATTTGGTGAGATTTTTCAGATCGACCTGCCGGACGAACGCATCAAGCAGCGTCATCGCGAGATGATTTGCGAGTCGGTGTTGCGGTACCTGCAAGCCTGA
- the trmA gene encoding tRNA (uridine(54)-C5)-methyltransferase TrmA → MTFDSQAYAVQLEEKVTRLRDLLAPFDAPEPAVFDSPLKNFRLRAEFRLWREAGERHYAMFSQEDKRTPILIEEFPIASLRINQLMPQLKAAWQASAPLSHKLFQVEFLTTLAGDAMITLCYHRPLDEHWHAAASKLATDLNVSVIGRSKGKREVIGHDYVVEKLEVGGRTFSYRQPEGAFTQPNGTVNQKMLNWAYDALGDRSDDLLELYCGNGNFTLPLATRVRKVLATEISKTSVNAALSNLSENAVDNVTLVRLSAEELTEALNEVRPFRRLHGIDLKSYEFGSVFVDPPRAGMDPDTCELTRRFDNILYISCNPETLAANIAQLHDTHRITRCAMFDQFPWTHHMESGVMLTRR, encoded by the coding sequence ATGACTTTTGATTCCCAGGCCTACGCCGTTCAGCTCGAAGAAAAGGTCACGCGTCTGCGTGACCTGCTGGCCCCGTTCGATGCACCGGAACCCGCCGTTTTCGATTCGCCGCTGAAAAACTTCCGCCTGCGCGCCGAATTCCGCCTGTGGCGCGAGGCCGGCGAGCGTCACTACGCGATGTTTTCCCAGGAAGACAAGCGCACGCCAATCCTGATCGAAGAGTTTCCGATTGCCAGCTTGCGCATCAACCAGTTGATGCCGCAGCTCAAGGCCGCCTGGCAAGCCAGCGCGCCCCTGAGCCACAAGCTGTTCCAGGTGGAGTTCCTGACCACCCTGGCTGGCGACGCGATGATCACCCTGTGCTATCACCGCCCGCTGGACGAGCACTGGCATGCGGCGGCGTCGAAACTGGCAACGGACCTGAACGTCAGCGTCATCGGCCGCTCCAAGGGCAAGCGCGAAGTCATCGGTCACGATTACGTGGTCGAGAAGCTGGAAGTCGGCGGCCGCACCTTCAGCTATCGCCAGCCTGAAGGCGCGTTCACCCAGCCCAACGGCACGGTGAACCAGAAGATGCTCAACTGGGCATACGATGCGCTTGGCGATCGCTCCGATGATTTGCTGGAGCTGTATTGCGGCAACGGCAACTTCACCCTGCCGCTCGCCACCCGCGTGCGCAAAGTGCTGGCCACCGAAATCAGCAAGACATCGGTCAACGCGGCCTTGAGCAATCTCAGCGAAAACGCGGTGGATAACGTCACCTTGGTGCGTTTGTCCGCCGAAGAGCTGACCGAAGCCCTGAACGAAGTGCGCCCGTTCCGGCGCCTGCACGGCATCGATCTCAAGAGCTACGAGTTCGGCAGCGTGTTCGTCGACCCGCCTCGCGCCGGCATGGACCCGGACACCTGCGAGCTGACCCGACGCTTCGACAACATCCTGTACATCTCCTGCAATCCGGAGACCCTGGCGGCAAACATCGCCCAACTGCACGACACCCACCGCATCACCCGATGCGCGATGTTCGACCAGTTCCCGTGGACCCATCACATGGAATCCGGGGTGATGCTGACCCGGCGTTGA
- a CDS encoding DUF4879 domain-containing protein translates to MKRRLVSVFGVLMALLLGAQTATAASAPPLTQLKVLKVASPSCGVENIDEGQTQTRCDHNGPNITVYVLEVGYGREAHVALDGFEVNGTRTPVCAFKNGNLTSCTPGEKTVGYLYALDLAGKQEGTLTFSNTSINAPGNTMSTQLYIK, encoded by the coding sequence ATGAAAAGGCGTCTGGTTAGCGTGTTCGGCGTATTGATGGCGCTGTTGCTCGGGGCACAAACGGCCACGGCGGCATCGGCCCCGCCACTGACGCAATTGAAAGTACTCAAAGTTGCGTCGCCTTCCTGTGGTGTCGAGAACATCGATGAAGGGCAAACCCAGACGCGCTGCGATCACAATGGCCCGAACATCACGGTGTACGTGCTGGAAGTGGGTTACGGGCGTGAGGCCCATGTCGCCCTGGACGGTTTTGAAGTGAACGGCACTCGCACGCCGGTCTGCGCGTTCAAGAACGGCAACCTGACCAGTTGCACCCCCGGGGAAAAAACCGTCGGCTATTTGTACGCCCTTGACCTGGCGGGCAAGCAGGAAGGCACGTTGACCTTCAGCAATACTTCGATCAATGCGCCCGGCAATACGATGTCGACGCAGCTTTACATCAAGTAG
- a CDS encoding shikimate dehydrogenase: protein MTQNHAVLAGLIGAGIQASRTPALHEHEGDAQGLRYLYRLIDLDQLKLDSNALPDLLMAAERMHFTGLNITFPCKQAIIPLLDELSPEARGIGAVNTVVLKDGKRIGHNTDCLGFAEGFRRGLKGVAVERVVQMGAGGAGAAVAHALLSEGVQQMSIFDVDIHRAQDLADNLNQHFNAGRAVAGHDLPSAMAQADGLVNTTPMGMKKLPGMPVPVELLRAELWVAEIVYFPLETELLRNARALGCRTLDGGNMAVFQAVKAFELFSGVVPDAQRMLEHFQSMNG, encoded by the coding sequence GTGACTCAGAACCACGCGGTACTGGCCGGGCTGATCGGCGCCGGCATCCAGGCTTCCCGCACGCCGGCGCTGCACGAGCACGAAGGCGACGCCCAAGGGCTGCGCTACCTGTATCGCCTGATTGATCTTGATCAGTTGAAACTCGACAGCAACGCCCTGCCCGACCTGTTGATGGCTGCCGAGCGCATGCATTTCACCGGGCTGAACATCACCTTTCCATGCAAGCAGGCGATCATCCCGCTGCTCGACGAACTCTCGCCGGAGGCGCGCGGTATCGGTGCGGTCAACACGGTGGTGCTCAAGGATGGCAAACGCATCGGCCACAACACCGATTGCCTGGGCTTTGCCGAGGGTTTTCGCCGGGGCTTGAAGGGCGTTGCCGTTGAGCGTGTCGTACAAATGGGCGCTGGCGGCGCAGGTGCGGCGGTGGCCCACGCGTTGTTGAGTGAAGGCGTACAACAGATGAGCATTTTCGATGTGGACATCCACCGCGCACAGGATCTGGCCGACAACCTCAATCAGCATTTCAATGCCGGTCGGGCGGTGGCCGGGCATGACCTGCCCAGCGCCATGGCCCAGGCTGACGGCCTGGTGAACACCACGCCGATGGGCATGAAAAAGCTGCCGGGCATGCCGGTGCCGGTGGAGTTGCTGCGCGCCGAATTGTGGGTGGCGGAGATCGTTTACTTCCCGCTGGAAACCGAACTGCTGCGCAACGCCCGCGCCCTCGGTTGCCGGACGCTGGACGGCGGCAACATGGCGGTGTTTCAGGCGGTGAAGGCGTTCGAGTTGTTCAGCGGCGTGGTACCGGATGCCCAGCGGATGCTTGAGCATTTCCAGAGCATGAATGGCTGA
- a CDS encoding MFS transporter encodes MLPSQSSRMAPAMSVTAGGIGDKIRGAMAVGKTRWGMLALVFFATTLNYIDRAALGVMQPILAKEMSWTAMDYANINFWFQVGYAIGFVLQGRLIDRVGVKRVFFCAVLLWSLATGAHGLATSAVGFMVCRFILGLTEAANYPACVKTTRLWFPAGERAVATGIFNAGTNVGAMFTPMLLPLILHVWGWQAAFLCMSALGGIWLVLWGLKYFNPEDHPSVKQSELDYIQNEVEPEQTRVPFSKILRMRGTWAFALAYSMTAPVFWFYLYWLPPFLNQQYNLGINVTQMGIPLIIIYLTADFGSVGGGILSSFLIGRGVNPIKARLMSMFLFACCIIGVIMAAGSSNLWVAVAAISLAIGAHQAWTANIWSLVMDYTPKHMMSTVFGFGGMCAAIGGMFMTQLVGHILTVTNNNYTVLFTLIPAMYFIALTWMYFMAPRKIPQVEG; translated from the coding sequence ATGCTTCCTTCCCAAAGCTCACGCATGGCTCCGGCCATGAGCGTCACTGCCGGCGGTATCGGCGACAAAATCCGCGGCGCCATGGCAGTCGGCAAGACCCGTTGGGGCATGCTGGCGCTGGTGTTTTTCGCCACCACCCTCAACTACATCGACCGCGCCGCCCTGGGCGTGATGCAACCCATCCTGGCCAAGGAAATGAGCTGGACGGCGATGGACTACGCCAACATCAACTTCTGGTTCCAGGTCGGCTACGCCATCGGTTTCGTATTGCAGGGCCGCCTGATCGACCGGGTCGGCGTCAAACGCGTGTTCTTCTGCGCCGTGCTGCTCTGGAGCCTGGCGACCGGCGCCCATGGCCTGGCCACTTCGGCGGTCGGCTTCATGGTCTGCCGCTTCATCCTCGGCCTGACCGAAGCCGCGAACTACCCGGCTTGCGTGAAAACCACGCGCCTGTGGTTCCCGGCCGGCGAGCGCGCCGTGGCCACCGGCATTTTCAACGCTGGCACCAACGTCGGTGCGATGTTCACCCCGATGCTGCTGCCACTGATCCTGCACGTCTGGGGCTGGCAAGCCGCGTTCCTGTGCATGTCGGCACTGGGCGGGATCTGGCTGGTACTCTGGGGCCTGAAGTACTTCAACCCGGAAGACCACCCGAGCGTCAAACAGTCGGAGCTGGACTACATCCAGAATGAAGTCGAACCGGAACAAACCCGCGTGCCGTTCTCGAAAATCCTGCGCATGCGCGGCACCTGGGCCTTCGCCCTCGCCTACTCGATGACCGCCCCGGTGTTCTGGTTCTACCTGTACTGGCTACCGCCGTTCCTCAACCAGCAATACAACCTGGGCATCAACGTGACCCAGATGGGCATTCCGCTGATCATCATCTACCTCACTGCCGACTTCGGCAGCGTTGGCGGCGGCATCCTTTCCTCGTTCCTGATCGGCCGCGGCGTCAACCCGATCAAGGCGCGACTGATGTCCATGTTCCTGTTTGCCTGCTGCATCATCGGCGTGATCATGGCGGCCGGCTCCAGCAACCTGTGGGTCGCGGTGGCCGCCATCTCCCTGGCCATCGGCGCGCACCAGGCCTGGACCGCGAACATCTGGAGCCTGGTGATGGACTACACGCCCAAGCACATGATGAGTACGGTGTTCGGCTTCGGTGGCATGTGCGCGGCGATTGGCGGGATGTTCATGACCCAGTTGGTCGGCCATATCCTGACCGTCACCAACAACAACTACACAGTGCTGTTCACCCTGATCCCGGCGATGTACTTCATCGCGCTGACCTGGATGTACTTCATGGCACCCCGCAAGATTCCGCAAGTAGAAGGCTGA
- the aroQ gene encoding type II 3-dehydroquinate dehydratase, whose protein sequence is MSPIVLVLNGPNLNLLGTREPATYGHETLADISSLCARTAEEFGLAVEFRQTNHEGELLDWIHGARGRCAGILINPAAWTHTSVAIRDALVASELPVIEVHLSNVHAREPFRHHSFVSAIATAVMAGFGSHGYRLALEHFSQRLKG, encoded by the coding sequence ATGTCCCCTATCGTTCTGGTGCTCAACGGCCCGAATCTGAACCTGCTCGGCACCCGTGAACCGGCGACTTACGGCCACGAAACCCTGGCAGACATTTCGTCCCTGTGCGCACGTACCGCCGAAGAGTTCGGCCTGGCAGTGGAGTTTCGCCAGACCAACCATGAAGGCGAACTGCTCGACTGGATTCACGGCGCCCGTGGCCGCTGTGCCGGGATCTTGATCAACCCGGCCGCGTGGACCCACACCTCCGTCGCCATTCGCGACGCCCTGGTCGCCAGCGAACTGCCGGTGATCGAAGTCCACCTGTCCAACGTCCACGCCCGCGAGCCCTTCCGCCACCACTCGTTCGTTTCCGCCATCGCAACTGCCGTGATGGCCGGTTTCGGCAGTCATGGCTATCGCCTGGCACTGGAACACTTCAGCCAACGTTTGAAGGGGTGA
- the quiC gene encoding 3-dehydroshikimate dehydratase QuiC has product MQRSIATVSLSGTLPEKLEAIAAAGFDGVEIFENDLLYYDGSPREIKQMCADLGIAITLFQPFRDFEGCRRDRLSRNLERAERKFDLMQELGTDLVLVCSNTSAESIGDEQILVDDLRLLAEHAGARGLRIGYEALAWGRHVNTYQQVWNIVRQADHPSLGVLLDSFHTLSLKGDPSAIAEIPGDKIFFVQMADAPILAMDVLEWSRHFRCFPGQGEFDLPGFLAPIIKSGYTGPLSLEIFNDGFRAAPPRANAADGLRSLLYLEEKTRERLAQETKPAANPEILFETPKASEYNGIEFLEFAVDESLGAKLSHWLERLGFVKAGQHRSKSVSLLRQGDINLILNSEPYSFGHSFFEAHGPSLCATAVRVKDSASALARAVAYKGQPYRGLVGPNELELAAVRAPDGSLIYLVDQDADVYGTDFNLLADAPVSGGLKRIDHMAMALPADSLDSWVLFYKSLLDFAADDEVVLPDPYGLVKSRALRSRDSSIRLPLNISENRNTAISHALSSYRGSGVHHIAFDCDDIFAQVSRAKEAGVPLLDIPLNYYDDLAARFDFDDEFLSELAYYNVLYDRDAQGGELFHVYTEPFEGRFFFEIIQRKNGYAGYGAANVAVRLAAMAKSRSGALRQAKL; this is encoded by the coding sequence ATGCAGCGTTCCATTGCCACCGTATCCTTGAGCGGTACCCTGCCGGAAAAACTCGAAGCCATTGCCGCCGCCGGGTTCGACGGCGTCGAGATTTTCGAAAACGACCTTCTCTACTACGACGGCAGCCCGCGGGAAATTAAACAGATGTGCGCCGATCTCGGGATCGCCATCACCCTGTTTCAACCTTTCCGTGATTTCGAAGGCTGTCGACGTGACCGGCTGTCGCGCAACCTGGAGCGCGCCGAGCGCAAATTCGACTTGATGCAGGAACTGGGCACCGACTTGGTGCTGGTGTGCAGCAACACCTCGGCCGAGTCCATCGGTGATGAACAGATTCTGGTCGACGATCTGCGACTGCTGGCTGAGCACGCCGGGGCACGCGGCCTGCGTATCGGTTACGAAGCGCTGGCCTGGGGCCGGCATGTGAACACCTATCAACAGGTGTGGAACATCGTGCGCCAGGCCGATCACCCAAGCCTGGGCGTGCTGTTGGACAGTTTTCACACCTTGTCGCTCAAGGGTGATCCAAGTGCCATCGCCGAGATTCCCGGCGACAAGATTTTCTTCGTGCAAATGGCCGACGCGCCGATCCTGGCCATGGACGTGCTGGAGTGGAGCCGGCATTTTCGCTGCTTCCCGGGCCAGGGTGAATTCGACTTGCCGGGGTTCCTCGCGCCAATCATCAAGAGCGGCTACACCGGGCCATTGTCGCTGGAAATTTTCAACGACGGTTTCCGCGCCGCGCCGCCGCGAGCCAACGCCGCCGACGGTTTGCGTTCGCTGCTGTATCTGGAAGAGAAAACCCGCGAGCGTCTGGCGCAGGAGACCAAGCCTGCGGCCAACCCTGAGATTCTGTTCGAAACGCCCAAGGCCAGTGAGTACAACGGCATCGAATTTCTCGAGTTTGCCGTGGACGAAAGCCTTGGCGCCAAGCTCTCCCATTGGCTGGAACGACTGGGCTTCGTCAAGGCCGGGCAGCATCGGTCCAAGAGCGTCAGCCTGCTGCGCCAGGGCGATATCAACCTGATCCTCAACTCAGAGCCTTACTCCTTCGGCCACAGCTTTTTCGAAGCCCACGGCCCGTCGTTGTGCGCCACCGCCGTGCGGGTCAAGGACAGCGCGAGCGCATTGGCCCGTGCCGTGGCCTACAAGGGCCAGCCCTATCGCGGACTGGTCGGCCCCAATGAACTGGAACTCGCCGCTGTGCGTGCGCCGGATGGCAGCCTGATTTATCTGGTGGACCAGGATGCCGACGTCTACGGCACCGACTTCAATCTGCTGGCGGATGCGCCAGTCAGCGGTGGCCTCAAGCGCATCGACCACATGGCCATGGCGCTGCCGGCCGACAGCCTCGACAGCTGGGTGCTGTTCTATAAGAGCCTGCTGGATTTCGCGGCGGACGATGAAGTCGTGCTACCGGATCCTTATGGTCTGGTGAAGAGCCGTGCCTTGCGCAGCCGCGACAGTTCGATCCGCCTGCCGCTGAACATTTCCGAGAACCGCAACACCGCGATCTCACACGCGCTGTCGAGTTATCGCGGCTCCGGTGTGCATCACATCGCGTTTGATTGCGATGACATCTTTGCCCAGGTCAGCCGTGCAAAAGAGGCGGGTGTGCCGCTGCTGGATATCCCGCTCAACTACTACGATGACCTGGCGGCGCGGTTCGACTTCGACGACGAGTTCCTCAGCGAACTGGCCTACTACAATGTGTTGTACGATCGCGACGCCCAGGGCGGTGAGCTGTTTCATGTGTACACCGAGCCGTTCGAGGGGCGATTCTTCTTCGAGATCATCCAGCGTAAAAATGGTTATGCCGGCTACGGCGCGGCCAACGTCGCGGTGCGCCTGGCGGCCATGGCCAAATCCCGCAGCGGCGCATTGCGTCAGGCGAAGTTGTAG
- a CDS encoding NCS2 family permease has protein sequence MLERLFQLKAHNTNVRTEILAGVTTFLAMAYILFVNPSILGETGMDKGAVFVATCLAAAIGSTVMGLIANYPIALAPGMGLNAFFTYTVVLHMGHTWQVALGAVFISAVCFFLLSIFRIREWIINSIPLPLRSAIAAGIGLFLALIALHNAGIVVSNPATMVGLGDLKQPAPILATLGFALIVALEALAVRGAVLIGILVVTIISIVMGFTPFGGVMSMPPSLAPTFLQLDIKGALDIGLVSVIFAFLFVDLFDNSGTLIGVAKRAGLMGKDGHMPKMGRALIADSTAAMAGSLLGTSTTTSYIESAAGVSAGGRTGLTAVVVAILFLLALFFSPLAASVPAFATAPALLFVAVLMTSGLAEIDWDDITVAAPVVITALAMPFTYSIANGIAFGFISWTAIKLMSGRGRELNPALVILSILFVIKLGWFNA, from the coding sequence ATGCTGGAAAGGCTGTTTCAACTCAAGGCACACAACACCAACGTGCGGACCGAGATTCTGGCGGGCGTCACGACCTTTTTGGCCATGGCCTACATTCTGTTCGTCAACCCGAGCATCCTCGGCGAGACCGGCATGGACAAGGGCGCAGTGTTTGTCGCCACCTGCCTGGCCGCCGCCATCGGCTCCACGGTCATGGGCCTGATCGCCAACTACCCGATCGCCCTCGCACCGGGCATGGGCCTGAACGCCTTCTTTACCTACACCGTAGTCCTGCACATGGGCCACACCTGGCAAGTGGCACTGGGGGCGGTGTTCATCTCGGCGGTGTGCTTCTTCCTGCTGTCGATCTTCCGCATCCGTGAATGGATCATCAACAGCATCCCGCTACCGCTGCGCTCGGCGATTGCTGCGGGTATCGGCCTGTTCCTGGCGTTGATCGCCCTGCACAACGCAGGCATCGTGGTCAGCAACCCGGCGACCATGGTCGGCCTCGGTGACCTGAAACAACCGGCACCAATCCTCGCCACCCTCGGCTTTGCCCTGATCGTCGCGCTTGAAGCACTTGCTGTGCGCGGTGCGGTGCTGATCGGCATCCTGGTGGTGACCATCATTTCCATCGTGATGGGCTTCACCCCGTTCGGCGGCGTGATGTCGATGCCGCCGTCGCTGGCCCCGACTTTCCTGCAACTGGACATCAAGGGTGCGCTGGACATCGGTCTGGTCAGCGTGATTTTCGCCTTCCTGTTCGTCGATCTGTTCGACAACTCCGGCACTCTGATCGGCGTCGCCAAGCGCGCCGGCCTGATGGGCAAGGACGGCCATATGCCGAAAATGGGCCGCGCGCTGATCGCCGACAGCACCGCCGCCATGGCCGGTTCCCTGCTGGGTACCTCGACCACCACCAGCTACATCGAATCCGCAGCCGGCGTGAGTGCCGGTGGCCGCACCGGCCTGACCGCCGTCGTGGTGGCGATCCTGTTCCTGCTGGCGCTGTTCTTCTCGCCACTGGCCGCCAGCGTTCCGGCCTTCGCCACAGCGCCGGCCCTGCTGTTCGTCGCCGTGCTGATGACATCCGGCCTGGCCGAAATAGACTGGGACGACATTACCGTCGCCGCGCCGGTGGTGATCACCGCGCTGGCAATGCCGTTCACTTATTCCATCGCCAATGGCATCGCCTTCGGTTTCATTTCCTGGACCGCCATCAAGCTGATGTCCGGTCGTGGCCGTGAGCTGAACCCGGCGCTGGTGATCCTGTCGATTCTGTTCGTGATCAAGCTGGGTTGGTTCAACGCATGA